In Salinarimonas sp., a genomic segment contains:
- a CDS encoding AAA family ATPase: MRILAIRGENLASLAEPFEIAFDTEPLAAAGLFAITGETGAGKSTILDALCLALYDEFPRVKAEGANEAIPDGDNAPLSATDPRTILRRGAGRGYAEVDFAARDGAVYRVRCELNRARGRAAGALQKRGRALWKLAPEGTVEAVASDIRTVKAEVERLTDLTCDQFRRTVLLAQGDFDAFLRADAKERAELLEKITGTEIYATLSRRAYERHREARDALQALERQRDGIGLMAPEARAEAQAALAALALRKQEENAAREAIEAALRRHEAIAAATVKRDAAGEALTLAQAAADALGAERARLAALERVEPLRGAWEKVGEAETACAEAEGGREPAAQARAAAQQATAEAEAQEASSRAALTEAEAAVTALEPAWAEADACDRRLADAREAESRLAQARDEARRAAEATSAAAQDLAARVTAAEAETAKIAEGLARDAALEPLATRFAELSDALARRAGFVRDAAAHRAERDAAQATLQRLAAARATLDEADARDGETRAACDGRIAERLAALEALGAPATQARADGFEAADGLLARLAAAAEKAQAATRSRDEATARREAAAAAYAQARDAARAAQAEIDGLDARADEVARLGALAEATASEQARRLRAALVPGEPCPVCGVPHAPDHLSEPDAFVAEIRARGDALRREQDAARARLAEAKASGAAAERTGKEAAVAIAAETERLAAAETAYGEAHAAWRALPDLGLAAPPEVWREAGPALASLAGEIATARAAARETLRSADVLRQDIEAERARRDAAGAAIEGRRGERAALDRDASAAREAIARADARVPELEDRWASVDREWGRVLAAAGIAPEDLDRDAEAARRVLETRGRDYRGRAERRTALEQDLARDRPAASAAQARAEAAAATAAKAAADAVEAGEAAARLAEARAGLLGGEATDVHRSRHVDAAKSARAAFDAAREAGETARNRLAGAQAADEGAEAARAKAASRLAEAEAAFAAALAARGLPREEALALLAVAPEEREALRAGLAQADEAVREAASTLKHCETALADALAAGAPEEDATALAEHRAALVESLAALAEEEVARRVALEQDDRAREIAGRLEAEIAAAAAVAGLWAQMNDAIGSADGSKFRRYAQSVTLDHLVALANRHLEALSPRYRLERAGGEGGDLGLQIRDRDLGDERRSTRSLSGGERFLTSLALALALCSLEGRGSFVDTLFIDEGFGTLDAATLDVAIDALETLQAQGRKVGVISHVETMHQRIPVQIRVDKLGGGRSRVRVTGAGALLAAAE; encoded by the coding sequence ATGCGCATCCTCGCGATCCGCGGCGAGAACCTCGCCTCCCTGGCCGAGCCTTTCGAGATCGCCTTCGACACCGAGCCGCTGGCGGCGGCGGGGCTCTTCGCCATCACCGGCGAGACCGGGGCCGGCAAGTCGACCATCCTCGACGCGTTGTGCCTCGCGCTCTACGACGAGTTCCCGCGCGTGAAGGCGGAGGGGGCGAACGAGGCCATTCCCGACGGCGACAACGCCCCGCTCTCCGCCACCGACCCGCGCACGATCCTGCGCCGCGGCGCCGGGCGCGGCTACGCCGAGGTGGACTTCGCCGCCCGCGACGGCGCCGTCTATCGCGTGCGCTGCGAGCTCAACCGCGCCCGCGGCCGTGCGGCCGGCGCGCTGCAGAAGCGCGGGCGGGCGCTGTGGAAGCTCGCGCCGGAAGGGACGGTCGAGGCGGTGGCCTCGGACATCCGCACCGTGAAGGCCGAGGTGGAGCGCCTCACCGACCTCACCTGCGACCAGTTCCGCCGCACGGTCCTGCTCGCCCAGGGCGATTTCGACGCCTTCCTGCGCGCCGACGCCAAGGAGCGAGCGGAGCTGCTCGAGAAGATCACCGGCACGGAGATCTACGCCACGCTCTCGCGCCGCGCCTACGAGCGCCACCGCGAGGCCCGCGACGCGCTCCAGGCGCTGGAGCGCCAGCGCGACGGCATCGGCCTGATGGCGCCCGAGGCGCGGGCCGAGGCGCAGGCGGCGCTGGCCGCGCTCGCCCTGCGCAAGCAGGAGGAGAATGCCGCGCGCGAGGCGATCGAGGCGGCCCTGCGCCGCCACGAGGCGATCGCCGCGGCGACCGTGAAGCGCGACGCGGCCGGGGAGGCGCTCACCCTGGCGCAGGCGGCCGCCGACGCGCTCGGCGCGGAGCGCGCGCGGCTCGCGGCGCTGGAGCGGGTCGAGCCGCTGCGCGGGGCGTGGGAGAAGGTGGGGGAGGCCGAGACCGCGTGCGCCGAGGCGGAGGGCGGGCGCGAGCCGGCGGCGCAGGCCCGCGCGGCGGCGCAGCAGGCGACGGCCGAAGCGGAGGCGCAGGAGGCGTCCTCCCGCGCCGCGCTCACGGAGGCGGAGGCCGCGGTCACGGCGCTCGAGCCCGCCTGGGCCGAGGCCGACGCGTGCGACCGGCGTCTCGCCGACGCGCGGGAGGCGGAAAGCCGCCTCGCGCAGGCCCGCGACGAGGCGCGCCGCGCCGCCGAGGCCACGTCCGCCGCGGCCCAGGACCTCGCCGCCCGGGTCACCGCCGCGGAGGCGGAGACGGCGAAGATCGCCGAGGGCCTCGCCCGTGACGCCGCTCTGGAACCCCTCGCCACCCGTTTCGCCGAGCTCTCGGACGCGCTCGCCCGCCGGGCCGGCTTCGTGCGCGACGCGGCCGCGCATCGCGCCGAGCGCGACGCCGCGCAGGCGACGCTCCAGCGCCTCGCCGCCGCGCGGGCGACCCTCGACGAGGCGGATGCGCGCGACGGCGAGACCCGCGCCGCCTGCGACGGGCGTATCGCCGAGCGGCTCGCGGCGCTGGAGGCGCTCGGCGCGCCGGCGACGCAGGCGCGGGCCGACGGGTTCGAGGCCGCCGACGGCCTCCTCGCCCGGCTCGCCGCCGCCGCCGAGAAGGCGCAAGCCGCGACCCGCTCCCGCGACGAGGCGACCGCCCGCCGGGAGGCGGCGGCGGCGGCCTATGCACAGGCGCGCGACGCCGCGCGGGCGGCGCAGGCCGAGATCGACGGGCTCGACGCCCGCGCCGACGAGGTGGCGCGGCTCGGGGCGCTCGCGGAGGCGACGGCCTCGGAGCAGGCCCGGCGTCTGCGCGCGGCGCTGGTGCCGGGCGAGCCCTGCCCGGTCTGCGGCGTCCCGCACGCGCCGGACCACCTTTCCGAGCCGGACGCCTTCGTCGCCGAGATCCGCGCCCGAGGCGACGCGCTTCGCCGCGAGCAGGATGCCGCCCGCGCCCGCCTCGCCGAGGCGAAGGCCTCGGGCGCCGCCGCGGAGCGGACCGGCAAGGAGGCCGCCGTGGCCATCGCCGCCGAGACCGAGCGGCTCGCCGCGGCGGAGACGGCCTACGGCGAGGCGCATGCGGCTTGGCGGGCGCTGCCGGATCTCGGGCTCGCCGCGCCGCCGGAGGTGTGGCGCGAGGCCGGTCCCGCGCTCGCATCGCTCGCCGGCGAGATCGCGACCGCCCGCGCCGCCGCGCGCGAGACGCTCCGCAGCGCGGATGTGCTCCGCCAGGACATCGAGGCCGAGCGCGCCCGCCGCGACGCCGCCGGGGCCGCGATCGAGGGCCGCCGCGGGGAGCGCGCGGCGCTGGACCGCGACGCGAGTGCGGCGCGCGAGGCGATCGCCCGCGCGGACGCCCGCGTCCCCGAGCTCGAGGACAGGTGGGCCTCGGTGGATCGCGAATGGGGCCGCGTGCTCGCCGCCGCCGGCATCGCGCCGGAGGATCTCGACCGCGACGCCGAGGCGGCGCGCCGCGTGCTGGAGACCCGCGGGCGCGATTATCGCGGGCGGGCCGAGCGGCGCACGGCTCTGGAGCAAGACCTCGCCCGCGATCGCCCGGCGGCGTCCGCCGCGCAGGCCCGCGCCGAGGCCGCCGCGGCGACGGCCGCCAAGGCCGCGGCGGACGCGGTGGAAGCAGGCGAGGCGGCGGCGCGTCTCGCCGAGGCGCGCGCGGGCTTGCTCGGCGGCGAGGCGACGGACGTCCACCGCAGCCGGCACGTCGATGCGGCCAAGTCCGCGCGTGCGGCCTTCGACGCGGCGCGCGAGGCGGGCGAGACCGCCCGCAATCGCCTCGCGGGGGCGCAGGCGGCCGATGAGGGCGCCGAGGCGGCGCGCGCCAAGGCCGCCTCCCGCCTCGCCGAAGCCGAAGCCGCCTTCGCCGCCGCGCTCGCCGCGCGCGGCCTCCCCCGCGAGGAGGCGCTCGCGCTCCTCGCCGTCGCGCCGGAGGAGCGCGAGGCTCTGCGCGCGGGTCTCGCCCAGGCGGACGAGGCCGTGCGCGAGGCCGCCTCGACCCTGAAGCACTGCGAGACCGCGCTCGCGGACGCCCTCGCGGCGGGCGCGCCGGAGGAGGACGCGACCGCCCTGGCCGAGCACCGTGCGGCCCTGGTCGAGAGCCTTGCCGCCCTCGCCGAGGAGGAGGTCGCCCGCCGGGTCGCGCTCGAGCAGGACGACCGCGCCCGCGAGATCGCGGGGCGGCTCGAGGCCGAGATCGCCGCCGCGGCGGCGGTCGCCGGGCTCTGGGCGCAGATGAACGACGCCATCGGCTCGGCCGACGGCTCCAAGTTCCGCCGCTACGCGCAGTCGGTGACGCTTGACCATCTGGTGGCGCTGGCGAACCGCCATCTCGAGGCGCTCTCCCCGCGCTACCGGCTGGAGCGCGCCGGCGGGGAGGGCGGCGATCTCGGGCTGCAGATCCGCGACCGCGATCTGGGCGACGAGCGGCGCTCGACCCGCTCGCTGTCCGGTGGGGAGCGCTTCCTCACCTCGCTCGCGCTGGCGCTGGCGCTGTGCTCGCTGGAGGGCCGCGGCTCCTTCGTCGACACGCTGTTCATCGACGAGGGCTTCGGCACGCTCGACGCCGCCACGCTGGACGTCGCCATCGACGCGCTGGAGACGCTGCAGGCGCAAGGCCGCAAGGTGGGCGTCATCAGCCACGTCGAGACCATGCACCAGCGCATCCCGGTGCAGATCCGGGTGGACAAGCTCGGCGGCGGCCGCAGCCGGGTGCGGGTGACGGGGGCGGGGGCGCTGCTGGCCGCTGCGGAGTGA
- a CDS encoding transposase: MARLRGRAPEGERLRAGIPHGHWRTTTFVAGLRIGGIDAPMLIDGAINAASFLAYVQQVLVPTLSPGDVVLEQIAS, translated from the coding sequence ATGGCGCGGTTGCGGGGCCGCGCCCCCGAAGGCGAGCGCCTGCGCGCCGGCATCCCTCACGGCCATTGGCGCACCACGACCTTCGTGGCCGGGCTCAGGATCGGCGGGATCGACGCGCCGATGCTGATCGACGGCGCGATCAACGCGGCGAGCTTCCTCGCCTACGTCCAGCAGGTCCTGGTTCCGACGCTGAGCCCCGGCGACGTGGTGCTAGAGCAGATCGCTTCCTGA
- a CDS encoding IS630 family transposase (programmed frameshift), translating to MTKPLSMDLRQRVLAAVDAGMSRRAAADRFGIAPSAAVKWFNLRRETGSVAPRAQGGDTRSGRIEALGPVILAMVEEAPDLTLVEIAERLEREHGERFAPSTVHRFFGRHGLTFKKKSGHASEQDRADVAAAREAWFEEQPELDPQRLIFIDETWLNTKMARLRGRAPEGERLRAGIPHGHWRTTTFVAGLRIGGIDAPMLIDGAINAASFLAYVQQVLVPTLSPGDVVIMDNLASHKTPAVREAIEAAGAELRFLPPYSPDFNPIENAFAKLKALLRKVAARTRDALWSAVADAIEAFPPEECANFFTAAGYEPEW from the exons ATGACGAAGCCCCTCTCGATGGATCTGAGGCAGCGCGTCCTCGCTGCGGTCGATGCCGGCATGAGCCGCCGGGCCGCGGCGGACCGCTTCGGGATCGCGCCGTCCGCGGCGGTGAAGTGGTTCAACCTTCGGCGCGAGACGGGCTCGGTCGCGCCGCGGGCGCAAGGCGGCGACACGCGGTCCGGGCGGATCGAGGCGCTCGGCCCGGTCATCCTCGCGATGGTGGAGGAGGCGCCGGATCTCACCCTCGTCGAGATCGCCGAGCGGCTCGAGCGCGAGCACGGCGAGCGCTTCGCGCCCTCGACGGTGCACCGCTTCTTCGGCCGCCACGGCCTGACGTTCA AAAAAAAGTCCGGCCACGCCAGCGAGCAGGACCGCGCCGACGTCGCCGCGGCCCGCGAGGCCTGGTTCGAGGAGCAGCCCGAGCTCGACCCGCAGCGGCTGATCTTCATCGACGAGACCTGGCTCAACACCAAGATGGCGCGGTTGCGGGGCCGCGCCCCCGAAGGCGAGCGCCTGCGCGCCGGCATCCCTCACGGCCATTGGCGCACCACGACCTTCGTGGCCGGGCTCAGGATCGGCGGGATCGACGCGCCGATGCTGATCGACGGCGCGATCAACGCGGCGAGCTTCCTCGCCTACGTCCAGCAGGTCCTGGTTCCGACGCTGAGCCCCGGCGACGTGGTGATCATGGACAACCTCGCCAGCCACAAGACCCCCGCCGTGCGCGAGGCCATCGAGGCGGCCGGAGCCGAGCTGCGCTTCCTGCCGCCCTACAGCCCGGACTTCAACCCCATCGAGAACGCCTTCGCCAAGCTGAAGGCCCTGCTCAGGAAGGTCGCCGCCCGGACGCGCGACGCCCTCTGGAGCGCCGTCGCCGACGCCATCGAAGCCTTCCCGCCAGAGGAATGCGCGAACTTCTTCACCGCAGCAGGATATGAACCCGAGTGGTGA
- the rnhA gene encoding ribonuclease HI → MTAERPAPRVTIYTDGACKGNPGPGGWGALLIFGEREKEMHGGERVTTNNRMELMAAIQALEALKRPCSVDLYTDSQYVRNGISTWLAGWKAKGWRTASKQPVKNEDLWRRLDEARNRHEVRWHWVKGHADDPLNHRVDALANAGVPRG, encoded by the coding sequence ATGACCGCCGAGAGGCCCGCGCCGCGGGTGACGATCTACACCGACGGGGCCTGCAAGGGGAATCCCGGCCCCGGCGGCTGGGGCGCGCTCTTGATCTTCGGCGAGCGCGAGAAGGAGATGCACGGCGGCGAGCGGGTGACGACAAACAACCGGATGGAGCTGATGGCCGCCATCCAGGCCCTCGAGGCGCTCAAGCGCCCGTGCTCCGTCGACCTCTATACCGACAGCCAATACGTGCGAAACGGCATCAGCACCTGGCTCGCCGGCTGGAAGGCCAAGGGCTGGCGCACGGCCTCGAAGCAGCCGGTGAAGAACGAGGACCTCTGGCGCCGCCTCGACGAGGCCCGCAACCGCCACGAGGTGCGCTGGCACTGGGTCAAGGGCCACGCCGACGACCCGCTGAACCATAGGGTCGACGCGCTGGCGAATGCCGGGGTGCCGCGGGGGTGA